The following nucleotide sequence is from Oncorhynchus kisutch isolate 150728-3 linkage group LG29, Okis_V2, whole genome shotgun sequence.
GTATCATTAAATCCTTTATTCTCGAAAAACCGACAGGCTTATACAATCTGGCTCTATCCTTATTGGGCCTATCCTTGCCTACTCCTACTCATATTATTATCGGAATGATAATACCCCTATAACAAGTAGAAACATTGCTTATTAATCCCTAATCATAATACCAAGACGTCAAAGTAATCTAGTGGTTTTTTTTCGCACAAAAGTAACACACACCAAGAGCTTCTCGCTCAAGTCGGTCCTTTATTTATGACGGAATAACATATTCCTGGCGGCGGGAGACTTTCTCTCGAAATCTCACAGGGGACAGTTTTATTCAGGATTCTACACGGGTTCTCCCATGTTTTACAAGCAATCCAACATTGATTTCCCGACCCAaaaatgtttagttttttttacccGAAAACCAAACAAACTGCGAGACTCAACAAGTGAAGTGGGACTGGGGGAAAAATTCGATCATCTCTCTCGCTCATCTTCTTTGAAGTCCTAGCCCCCATCTGAACTATTTTCCACTTGTCTGCTTCTGTCGTcttctaaaaaatattttattacTCTAAGTTTTGAGATAGGTTTTACAAGACTAAATTGACTGTGTATGAGCTTGCAAATGAAATGTTCAGTGGGAAAAGTGAAACACTTAAAAAAAGAATGAAATTGAGTGTTTCAAGAGATGTTATTACGCAAGCCGTCTCTCTGTAGCCTATAATGGGACATGCAGAAGGACATGGAGAATTAGGTAGACCTTCAGAAGCAGGTTCTCATTGAATGCGTTAGTTAGTGGTCTGTGCATGTTCATCTTGCATATTTCTCTGAGGATATGTTATCTAAATATATTAGATTGGAAGTGGATCAAGCGCTCCCATTCCACAAATCATCAGAGGCCTCCATTGAACTTCTCACTTTTCCCTCACATCTTTGAGCAAACATTAAATATTGTTAAAATTACGCTGTCTCAGAAAGGTGAATTATTCAATAAATCAACATATACATATCGATCCGTTTTAAAACATGTCAGGCCTAGTCTGCGCATAAACACGTCCAAAGCAGAAAATATTTTTGATTATAAAAAATAAGAAGTAACCATTTAGTTTATCAAACTGAttaactttatttaaaaatgacTAAAATGCCATTATATGTTTCCCAAAACGGTGCAGACAAAATAGGCCTGTAATTGTTTTAATCGAAAGTAAGTAAACCAGTCCTATCGAAATAAGGGTAGAGTTCCATCAAaccaaaatatttcaaattaaTCCAACAATCCACTATTTTGCGCGTTATCTTTCATTCCAACAGAGATATCACACACACTGTGAAATAAAATAGGTCCTACAATTGTGAGATTTTCTTTTCGTGGCACTTTCTGTAGATTTAAATGACCATAATCATTCATGGCTAACCGGTACATACTCGTCCTACCTGCGTTGTAAGCCACCACATCTGCTCCAGGCACGGGACTTTTCCTTTTCCTCGGCCTTCCTTTCTGCACGGTTCGGGCACCGTTGTAGTAGGTCTGCCCCAGCGAGATCCCCGCGCTGCCAGCGCAAAGTCCTTTGCCCGAGTCTACATCCCCCGAGTGATTGAAATGCGCTTGATATTCCCCTTGTATGAGTGTCTCAAAGTGGAGCCGGCAGTACACAAGACTGTCCCGCATACCGAAGTGGTCTCCGGTCGTGAGCATTTTGTTGCAGCTTGTACAGGTGAAACAGTTCAAGTGATAGACCAAGTCCCTCGCCCGCATGACCATCTCCGACGCCGAGATCCCGAGATGGCAACGGGCGCACCTCTGGACGGAAAACCTCCTGCTTGGGAGAAGAGAGCGGATGACACAAACACGTACAGAATATAGATTCAATCCAGGGTCAACAAACTTTAGTTTGTGCACATTCTGACGAAGAACGTTGATGTAAAGTTGTTATTAGTCAATACAGGCATATTCATTATCACGCGTAAAAGGCTAAATGCCTTCAGatcttcttgttttttttttgtttcatTCTTGTCCTTTTGccacttaaaaatatgatgtTTTGGTTTAGACTAAGTAGAGCATCAAAAACAAGAATAGGTCTACAAGAGATATGGAATAGTAGCATATTGGCTAATGTGTTGTAATTTGTAAATAATATATGGCCTGCGTGGATAACAAGCTACCGTGTTTTGGGGAGAGATTAGCCTACCAATGGTTTTGGGGAAGATTAGCCTACCAATGGAGTAGCAGTAGCTGGGGAGTTGAAGTGTTTGTAATAAGTAGCCTAGATAGAATACTAGCTGTAGGCCTAGGCCTAATTGGATATCTCTCGTGTATATGCTTGCTTGGCCAGTTGTTGTTGTTATAGCTGTAGCCTTGTATCATGGTTACCTGTAGTAATCTTCTTTGCAATAGATGCTGCCGTCTTTACTGAAACAGGTAAGCTCGGACTCGAGGTTGAGTTTGCACTCGCAGCACTTGAGACAGCGCATGTGCCACTGTTTGTCAACCGCAAGCAAGTAGTAGCGGTCAGATATCTTCCCCCCGCAGCCCGCGCATAAGGCCACACGGTCGCTGTTGATGGACCTCATACCCTGAAGAGGGAAAGGGAAATAAGTTTTATGTTTACAATAAGAACACGTTCGATAGTATGCCACCAAGAAATGTCAAGGCCAATACTGTATAACAGTGAATATTTTGCGCGCACATATTCCATACCTGTTCATACCTCTGTCTACTTTGCAGTCATGAAAGCGATAGATAAAATGGTAACACTAGATAGAACCTAAATGTGGCATGGCGTAACAGGTAGGCCTAACATGTAAACGCACCAGAaaccttattttttttattgaggcatgtctatatatatattataacaactaaataaaaggaaaatgtaaAATTCAAATATTTTTCCTAAGCGCATTAATTCACGTGAAACACTCAATATTATCATCAATTAACGAATCTTGTTGACAACCAACATATTGCAAAACGTATTTGATTAGGTCTAATAAACGAATAAAAAAATCATCACAGATTAAGCATTATAATTCTAACGTTTCTGTGAAATAAACGTGTTTTCCTTTGGATGTGTTATATTTCAATTGGAGAGTTGAATGGACATGAGCATGTCCAACTTCAAGACGTGTTTTAGTGGACAATCGACGTGAGCTAGGCCTTCGACATgagctaggcctactgtacaacGCCTTGTTTGTTTTTACAACAAACGAGAAGCCCGTTTTTGTTTCACAAGCCTATATGTTTCGTGACTTGCTGGGTTCCCCTTATCAATGACAGTGATTGGATATATCCTGCTATAGCAATAGGCCTAGATAACATACCTAAATAGGCTATCAAAGTGATCAAGATGATCTGTTAGAAATAATTATTGGGTTGTTTGCCTTAAAACGGGCAAACAGACATACCATGCATTGTAAAATCAAATGTTTTGAGTTTTTACTGTATATATCTGTTTTGTTATCTAAGTGGGCCTATGTAGTCTACATGCATCTGAAAGGAAACTTCGTGAATAAAATTCTAAAGTTATTGTAACATGTTGTTTCGTAGGAATACGAAATAGCAGCCAGTGCCcatgaataattacaatttatgcacacatggttagcaaatgtgaACGCTAACATGCAAGCAATGTACTGCTTTCTAgcttataaataaatatattttaatcgCAGTTTACTTTCTGACCGTAGTTACCCGGACTATGTCTGAACAGCACAGGTCATTCTTTAATAGAGCATTTACCCACCGTCTCGGTTTCTCCCATGTCTATAGCCGAACTGATGGCGGTAGAATCGCCCTTTGCCCTCCGGCCCATCTCGTAGATAACCCCCTGCATCTCGCCTCCGAGCAGCCCGTGGAAGAGCATCGTGGAGGCTGGAGAGCTACACTTGCAAGCGTCTCCCTCAGATCTGCAAGCCAAAACTTACATGAGACGCAAATCTCGCCCATGCATTTAAAGTGAATGGCTCCCATCTATTGGTTTAGGAAGTCAAAAAATCCAAGCCAATAAAGATGGTAGGCTACGAAAAACAGTTTCCTTTCCAACACTGTGATTTTGATTCGTATTCAAATATAGGCCTTTAATTTCAGACATGATTATAGTAAATATTACGTTTTCTATATGGCGTATAGGCTATAGTTTACACCATATTTGAACACGTGATCAAATACAAAATAGCCTACTATTTACAACCAATAGATGAGAAGAATTAAATAAACATACCAGCAAACCACAAAGTATATTCTGAATCAAATAATCTCTCTCAATATGCAGATTTCAGGATGCACAAAAATGCACcatttctctctgtcttcaggcaAAAGTGGTCGAGAGCTACTGCAAACGTTCAACTTGCATTAGGACTAAATGAAGGAGTAAATACGTATTCCAGAAACCAcagagaaaggaggggaaaaaCTAAAAACACGGCAGAATTGTAGATGACTTGTGGTTGGTATCCTGGCCTCCACTCTTGAGTTGCTCCAAGCCTCGAATCATAACAGCGACGTTCAATGCTACACGTGGATGCTGACGCAAAACACCCAAAACGAATATCAATCGAAAATAAAATAATAGCAAAGACGAAAAACACACAATTGTTCGAGTCCAAGGGCTATTGCAAAACAGACATTGTTTTCCTACGGGTATCAAGCTCTTCGGCAAGGCGAGCACTGAGCCCTATGTCTGTGCAATTTATGGGGAGGAGATGACTATTGATTCGATTTGTACAAATCCCTTGTCTAGACTCTCGGAAGCGGTCTCAGCTTCGTTTTGCTTCGCACCTCCGTACCTATAGCTACACTCCGCGCCTTTCTACGGGGACTCGTAGACTACGTCACTTAGCCCTTTCAGTCGTTCATTGGTTTACAAATGTCACCAAAATGATCCGTATTACAATGTACCGTAGCTCGAGCGGTTGAATCAAAAGCGACTGAATCGATAAAGCAAATTCTTCTTTTGAAAACAGCCTAGGTGGTGGCATCGATGAGTCAGAAACCTTTACTATGATTTCTATAATAGGATAAGAATTATTGCTATGTTTCGACCATTTTCAAAAACTTGTCGTTTCATGAAATTTAATCTCAAGACGTTTAGACTAATGGTTACATTACTATGAATACAAGTTAGCGAACATGAATAACCTATTCAAAACAGGTATTTTGCGCGTAAAATATTATGGTGATGTCTCGTTCACTTATTGGAAATTGTGTGATGCCAGAACACATATTTGCAGCATGGTATCCACACTTACAGAAGAAACATTTAgtttatttaattatttgtttagATATGGACTGTACACTGCAATTCAGCTCGTATAGCTGCCAATGTGTATACCACCATAACGATACACTAAACCAAAGGCTATACATATTAGTCATTTATAGATGCTAGAATTCAATTACACTCCCATTTGTGTCTTTGTCTAACTACACTAGAGGCATGTGAGGGGTCTAACTAGTCTAGAAATAGTCTTACGAACAATTATATTTGACTGAAACGAATAGAATACTGTTTACAGTGAGTTCATATCAATCATACTAACCAGAAGACTGATTCAAATTGGATGTTATCACGCTTTCTGGGCTTATCATCTTGGACGGTGAGTGCACTATAGCATGGCTGGCACAGTGccgtggacagtgtgtgtgtgtgtgtgcttgtcttgttATGTCATCGTAATTGATATTACCGCTACATTATTAATAGCACCATTGTTGTTTTAATTACTTTAAATAATTATCCCAATTTGTACCTTTGATAGCGTGATAGAAGACTGATTCAAAAATCGAAATGAAACTATAGGGCAGACTACACCCCAAACAAACGGCCAGTGTCTGACTCCACCGTGGAGCGCCATTCATCTCAACAAAGGGAAAGTGACAGGTGTACAAATCACAGgtctcccattacctcactgcacCTCTTAGCAACGTCATCTCTCGCTGCAGCCGCTGACTCCTGTACCATCTGTTAGCAACCCCGACCAGCACATTGGACAACACAATGCCTGGACCAGCGCCTTCGCTACAGCCGTGACTAAACTCCAACAAAGAACAACGCCTTCGGCCGCGGGGGACAGGGCTCTCTGTCACCCCAGACATTTTACCACCAGCGCGAGGGCTACTGCAGAATACTTTGTTTAATCCATGTAATAACAGCCATTGTGCGTTGCCTTACACTGGTTTTACCTCCATATTTCTTCATCTGTCAGAGTGGCTACACTGGTGATCTTTTTGGGACTCATGGCCAAATGAGGCATCGAAATTAAAAACGTGTTTTAGATTTTTAAATTATAATTTACATTGGTAAATCAGTATGCAAATGATCATTGCCTATAAGCCTATTGCATGTTAATGTCACTGCAATAATCCTCAATAGAAAAAACATGAcagaggaaggcccgaaaaatgtccaaaaacgtcagccacccaagccatcaCTCTGCTAACATCCGGTAAACGGCACTGGAGCATCcgctctcggaccaacaggctccgagacaaattctacctccaagccataagactgctaaatagttaaccctcctgctgtgttccggtctaattggaccgatttacaagttttctctctgaaaaatgtagttcatttaatctgatAGTCATAAGGTTCCATGGCTTTGTACCTACAGagcatctgaacacacaacatACATTTGGATGATTTTCATAATATTTTGGTTGTTTTATTGAACTTTTGTACACCTATGGAGTTCCCGTCAAAaatgaccggtcattagaaattaatgggtgagactacaattagtgtataaaattgatttcaggcacatgcccattcatcagatggacacacttcctctcccagacccctacatgcatgtgtgtttgagcacacactcacacacctcactccccttcttggcttccatgtctacccccacgggaacctttcccAAATATAATCTTTCCTCCACGgaaaccacacctgttggcattctcacaaacaattaCAAcgttgtttcaataatatatagaacttttctcgcagctctggtatataaagctttttttaggccttgctcacaattcattctgtggcagcacaatgaccaaacgatatacttactgtatgtgaggctcttgatcatatctttgatcatgacactggtgaggaggagagagtgcttgttaactttgacacaaagtagtctgtgataaatagcacgatatctttcatctgagtatttgttatattCAAAATAATCCGTACCTTATGCTTTTTTTTACTCAAAAAttagttgtatgagctcaggtcaaaaaataaaataaaaggtcaATGAGGCCTATAAGCAAATAGAAGTTgaaaacttgtaatgttcacaagaatgTAAGTTGATGAAAAGATGTAACACAAcgttaggtgataatatatggattattatggattcataatcagctataatggggcggTCATTTTGGACAGGAACACAGAATGAATTAACATGAAAGGAACACAACAGGAAGTAAtgaaatggttacccggactatctgcattgaccctatcTTGCACTGACTGTGCACACTCACAATACTATatattcacactcacacacacacacttcactgacACGCTCACACACATTCACTATGTACACACGCAtaccgaaacacacacacacacacacacacacacacacacacacacacacacacacacacacacacacacacacacacacacacacacacacacacacacacacacacacacacacacacacacacacacacacacacacaatactgctgctactctgttctttattttactgttATTATTGTCCATCCtggtgcctagtcactttaccctgccattatgtacatatctacctcaaataccttgtacccatgcacattgatctggtactggtatactCTATATACTCCCTGGATATAGATAGCtgcattcttgtgtattttattcctcttttGTACAATTTTTAAATTAGATTCAAATCTGCATCATTGGTAAGGGCAGGTAGAAAGCATTTCATGACAAGTTTACACCCGTTGtttttggtgcatgtgacaaataacatttgatttgaagagtcCTATCACTCAACCAAAAAGTGTTACTTTGCTTGATATGTGAGGATTAGTTTTGTTTAGTCACGTGAGGCTGGGAGCCTACAGTTGACACAAACGCGCACGTGTGCCAATTGAGAAAAGtgtagtgaacaaaaatataaacgcaacattgaAAGTGTTGGTCCCACTTTCAAtaagttaaatttaaaaaatctcagacatttttcacacacacaaaaagcttatttctaaaaatattgtgcacaaatttctttacatccctgttagtgagcatttctcctttaccaagataatccagccacctgacaggtgtggcatatcaagaagcagatgttcattgcacaggtgcaccttgtgctggggacaataaaaggccactctaaaatgtgcagttttgttacacaatacaatgccacacatgtctcaagttttgaaggtgtgcaattggcatgttaactgctggaatgtccaccagagctgttgcaagagaatttaatgttaattttctctaccataagacgccttcaacgttgttttagagaatttggcagtacatccaactggcttCACAACTGCAGTCTAGGGACCTCCACATCCACTTTCTACACCTGCAAGCTCTGCCCCAAATATAATGTAAATTGTACTACATATATTAAAAACTGATGAAATGTTTTCTCTCTAAACTTTATGTTCCCGAATGGTATATGATATATATTGATCTAACTTCCTTAGATTAagctatatatatacagtggggcaaaagagtatgtagtcagccaccaattgtgcaagttctcccacttaaaaagatgagagaggcctgcaattttcatcataggtacacttcaactatgacagacaaaattagaaaaaaaatccggaaaatcacgtaaaaactcaactcgtcgtgtttggaggacaaagaatgctgagttgcatccaaagaacaccatacctactgtgaagcatgggggtggaaacatcatgctttggggctgtttttctgcaaagggaccaggacgactgatccgtgtaaaggagagaatgaatggggccatgtatcgtgagattttgagtgaaaaaacctccttccatcagcaagggcattgaagatgaaacgtggctgggtctttcagcatgacaatgatcccaaacacactgcccgggcaacgaaggagtggcttcgtaagaagcatttcaaggtcctggagtggcctagcctgtctccagatctcaaccccataaaaaatctttggagggagttgaaagtccatgttgcccaggaacagccccaaaacatcactgctctagaggagatctgcatggaggaatgggccaaaataccagcaacagtgtgtgaaaatcttgtgaagacttacagaaaacgtatataacaaagtattgagataaacttttgttattgaccaaatacttattttccaccataatttgcaaataaattcattaaaaatcatacaatgtgattttctggaaattttttcctcattttgtctgtcatagttgaagtgtacctatgatgaaaattacaggcctctcatctttttaagtgggagaactagcacaattggtggctgactaaatacttttttgccccactgtatatatatatatatatatatatatatatatatacacacaacttTTTCCAAATGACAAAATATAATATCAATGTACCTCAAAATCGTTTTGTTGGAGTGTATGTAGTTACGCCATAATGGCACAATAGTATTCTGCCTATAGCATGCAAACAGAGTAAGATGCACAATAGTATTTTGTCTATAGCATGCAAACAGAGTAAGATGCACAATAGTATTCTGCCTATAGCATGCAAACAGAGTAAGATGCACAATAGTATTTTGTCTATAGCATGCAAACAGAGTAAGATGCACAATAGTATTCTGCCTATAGCATGCAAACAGAGTAAGATGCACAATAGTATTCTGCCTATAGCATGCAAACAGAGTAAGATGCACAATAGTATTCTGCCTATAGCATGCAAACAGAGTAAGATGCACAATAGTATTCTGCCTATAGCATGCAAACAGAGTAAGATGCACAATAGTATTCTGCCTATAGCATGCAAACAGAGTAAGATGCACAATAGTATTCTGCCTATAGCATGCAAACAGAGTAAGATGCACAATAGTATTCTGCCTATAGCATGCAAACAGAGTAAGATGCACAATAGTATTCTGCCTATAGCATGCAAACAGAGTAAGATGCAGCATACcataaaacaaataaataacatGTTCAATTTCAGTAGATAATATAGATTAGGTATTTCTTTAGTGTCTGATTTTCACAGATATGCTATTTGTTTTAGTACAAGAAAATGCACTGCGATAGGAAACGAATTCATGACATAAAACATTCACATTCatgaacaaacaaaaacaaaattgaCATCTCAAGGACTTTTACCCCTCCCCTCCCTATACCATAACTTATTTGTACAACCACCATTATTTCATATGCTCAATGTTGCAGTCCCTGAACATTGCACATACTGCTTCTTCACGACCCTACGATCTCAATATCCACGATGTACCTTTAAATTGCAATTAGTTACATTTCACAGTAGGGACCACAGTCAACACAATGACTTATAAAGATAATAGTTTTAGCATACTAATCGCTGATAATATCCATCATGTCATATATAATATCCAAACATCGTCTTTCAATAGCCTATAGTGTTCCATTATCATTATGGGTTACATTATCAAGTAGTAGATTATGTTTATATATTTCCATGTTATAGCCTATTTATTTGCATGGTTATGCTATAACCAAATGTATCGACTAATTTGCATTATTTTCTTACAGTTTCGTTTTAACAGCAAGGCATAGTTCGTATTTTTCTACTTCATGATTATCAAATTAATCGGATATTTTGAGAATATACCCGATCATCTGCCTTATACAGAATCTAGGTCGATTTAATGTCACATTAAATATCATGTCCTATCATACACCTAGCGAAAAAAACACACACGAGACATTTTCCCTATATCACCACTGTAATGACTTGCTTCAGTAGGCTATCAACATTCAAGAATTTAATGATGTTGtaacccatcagaacccaaaatatatgctcgttttactccaatgtttctaaacatagtaaatgtaaacatGGTGAATACTATCATTTTAATTTAATGGATTCTTTATCCTTGTAccctctatgaatttgagagtggttacatttctccaggtccatcactcagctttttaccgaaacagtGGCAGTGGCAGTGGCAGTTAAAAAATGCAGATTGCCACTTTAAATGTAGAATAATGTCAGTTATGTCCACCACATTGTTTACGTTTTTTCTACTCTCTTCAAACTCAGAAACGTCACCTCTCAGGCAATATATGCTAGAGCATCTTTAGTGGCCTGTGTGCCGCCCTGGTCCTTATTTATCAGGTCTCGCGCTTCAAACAGGATCTGTGATCTTGCCGGGAAGTGGCGTATTAACTTCCTGAATATTTACTGTCAGCATCGATCTAGGGAAGATTTCCCGTCTGTGAAGAGAAAGAAAGGGCGGGGAAACGGTATATGACGTTTTGCTAAATAACCGAGTAAAATGTTGCTGAACTAGCCTATTTGTTTGGTTAGGCCTATTCAAGTAGGCGTGCTCGATGTCAAACGAGAGAATTGGTATGTGATGTGAATGCATTGATAGGTTACATGTGTTTTTGATTCTGTGTTG
It contains:
- the LOC109879258 gene encoding LIM/homeobox protein Lhx2-like — encoded protein: MLFHGLLGGEMQGVIYEMGRRAKGDSTAISSAIDMGETETGMRSINSDRVALCAGCGGKISDRYYLLAVDKQWHMRCLKCCECKLNLESELTCFSKDGSIYCKEDYYSRRFSVQRCARCHLGISASEMVMRARDLVYHLNCFTCTSCNKMLTTGDHFGMRDSLVYCRLHFETLIQGEYQAHFNHSGDVDSGKGLCAGSAGISLGQTYYNGARTVQKGRPRKRKSPVPGADVVAYNAALSCSEDGDHLDRDSHYSSSSKSKRMRTSFKHHQLRTMKSYFAINHNPDAKDLKQLAQKTGLSKRVLQVWFQNARAKFRRNILRQESTGLDKLLDGSTLSGGSPSGPPSELSNSSMSPSSTHTTLTDMTSPSMTSANPVLTAVPGGMDLHDSMSVSPSQTTLTSLF